Proteins encoded in a region of the Pseudomonas sp. GOM7 genome:
- a CDS encoding GlxA family transcriptional regulator, with protein MSQFSQGAQPQNRVQSVGFLLLDNFTLISLASAVEPLRMANQLSGKELYRWHTLTHDGQPVVASDGLQITPDAAMSNAPALDAVIVCGGVDIQHAVKREHVSWLQLQARQGRQLGAVCTGSWALAKAGLLDGYDCSVHWECLASMQEAFPRAAITTRLFSIDRNRNTSSGGTAPMDMMLHLIGQQHGRELAAGISEMFIYERIRNEQDHQRVPLKHMLGSNQPKLQEIVALMEANLEEPIDLDELACFVDISRRQLERLFQKYLHCSPSRYYLKLRLIRARQLLKQTSMSIIEVASVCGFVSTPHFSKCYREYFGIPPRDERAGQQGNNLVMLLPIPEHQVNSSAVLALSRAQGESTFASVRI; from the coding sequence ATGTCGCAGTTCAGCCAAGGGGCGCAGCCCCAAAACCGTGTGCAATCCGTCGGCTTTCTGCTGCTGGACAATTTCACTCTGATCTCGCTCGCCTCGGCGGTAGAACCCCTGCGCATGGCCAACCAGCTTTCCGGCAAGGAGCTGTATCGCTGGCATACCCTCACCCACGATGGCCAGCCGGTGGTGGCCAGCGACGGTCTGCAGATCACTCCGGATGCCGCCATGAGCAACGCGCCGGCGCTGGATGCGGTGATCGTCTGTGGCGGCGTGGACATCCAGCATGCGGTCAAGCGTGAGCATGTCAGCTGGCTGCAGTTGCAGGCGCGTCAAGGCCGTCAACTGGGCGCAGTGTGCACCGGTAGCTGGGCGCTGGCCAAGGCCGGTCTGCTCGACGGTTACGACTGCAGCGTGCACTGGGAGTGTCTGGCCTCGATGCAGGAAGCCTTCCCGCGTGCGGCCATCACCACCCGTCTGTTCTCCATCGACCGCAATCGCAACACCTCGTCCGGCGGCACTGCGCCGATGGACATGATGCTGCATCTGATCGGCCAGCAGCATGGCCGCGAACTGGCCGCCGGCATCTCCGAGATGTTCATCTACGAGCGCATCCGCAACGAGCAGGATCACCAACGCGTGCCGCTCAAGCACATGCTTGGCAGCAACCAGCCGAAGCTGCAGGAGATCGTCGCGCTGATGGAGGCCAACCTCGAAGAGCCGATCGACCTCGACGAGCTGGCCTGCTTCGTCGACATCTCCCGGCGCCAGCTCGAGCGCTTGTTCCAGAAGTACCTGCACTGCTCGCCGTCGCGCTACTACCTCAAGCTGCGCTTGATCCGTGCGCGCCAACTGCTCAAGCAGACCAGCATGTCGATCATCGAAGTGGCTTCGGTGTGTGGCTTCGTCTCCACGCCGCACTTCTCCAAGTGCTACCGCGAATACTTCGGCATTCCGCCACGCGACGAGCGTGCCGGGCAGCAGGGCAACAATCTGGTGATGCTGCTGCCGATTCCCGAGCATCAGGTCAACTCCAGCGCCGTGCTGGCGCTCAGCCGTGCCCAGGGCGAGTCGACCTTTGCCAGTGTGCGGATCTGA
- the etfB gene encoding electron transfer flavoprotein subunit beta, which produces MTDLNIVALISVGAHPTSGRPRRAEQDARAVELGLRLSGQNLQLLHAGDPQAEALRGYLGMGLDQLDVLEQPEGADALPLLVDYLQGSRTQLVLTGSQAETGEGSGMLPFLLAERLGWPMVVGLAEVEKVENGVAQVLQALPRGQRRRLKVRLPCVASVDNAAPVARQSAFGPARRGQIEAHEVTVVDDPLLAEASLQPAKPRPKRLKVIKAKTGAERMKAATAKASGGGGKVLKDVSPQEGAEAIFKLLVEEGVLR; this is translated from the coding sequence ATGACTGATCTGAATATCGTTGCCCTGATCTCGGTCGGCGCCCACCCGACCTCGGGCCGTCCGCGTCGTGCCGAACAGGACGCCCGCGCCGTGGAGCTGGGCCTGCGCCTGAGCGGGCAGAACCTGCAACTGCTGCACGCCGGCGACCCGCAGGCCGAAGCCCTGCGTGGCTACCTGGGCATGGGCCTGGATCAGCTCGACGTACTGGAACAACCCGAAGGGGCCGACGCCCTGCCACTGCTGGTGGACTACCTGCAGGGCAGTCGCACCCAGTTGGTGCTCACCGGCAGCCAGGCGGAAACCGGCGAAGGCTCCGGCATGTTGCCGTTCCTCCTGGCCGAACGCCTGGGCTGGCCCATGGTGGTCGGCCTGGCCGAGGTGGAAAAGGTGGAAAACGGCGTGGCCCAGGTGCTGCAAGCCCTGCCACGTGGTCAGCGGCGCCGCCTCAAGGTACGCCTGCCGTGCGTCGCCAGTGTCGACAACGCCGCCCCTGTCGCCCGCCAGAGCGCCTTCGGCCCGGCCCGCCGCGGGCAGATCGAAGCGCACGAGGTAACCGTGGTGGACGACCCGCTGCTGGCCGAGGCCAGCCTGCAACCGGCCAAACCACGGCCCAAGCGCCTCAAGGTGATCAAGGCCAAGACCGGCGCTGAGCGTATGAAAGCCGCCACGGCCAAGGCCAGTGGCGGCGGCGGCAAGGTGCTCAAGGACGTCTCGCCGCAGGAAGGCGCGGAGGCCATCTTCAAGTTGCTGGTCGAAGAAGGCGTGCTGCGCTAA
- the etfA gene encoding electron transfer flavoprotein subunit alpha: MSDIIRRDPRAEWIARNRLHPLHAAMQSQNQTSWMGPNGIIRKNPHAIAAGFVGPAGLKRIDRSGAQQGTGGKRSSASTEVQLPLHVVEQPAFHVCVVPDMVGGRLSSHDKDLLGLARNLAGASGAVVAVVFGEDKESAFDTAGVDRLLRISGEAFDGYAPETRVLALSAVESQLAPRHWLLPDSRTGGGELGRRLAAKLGERPATRVWQVAGEQAIGRAGSGQQDIQRALPRLILAAVECAEPVSETRHEVRPLELEAKVAHSLPRIEDLGPVAVDPAQIPMAEAEFILSGGNGVKDWNLFHQAAVALGATEGASRVAVDDGFMPRDRQVGATGTWVTARVYLAVGISGAIQHLQGIGACDKVVAVNMDPGCDMIKRADLSVIGDSAAILAALMERVAAWRQEGKREAA, encoded by the coding sequence ATGAGCGATATCATCCGCCGCGACCCTCGTGCCGAGTGGATCGCCCGCAACCGTCTGCACCCGCTGCACGCGGCCATGCAGAGCCAGAACCAGACCAGCTGGATGGGGCCCAACGGCATCATCCGCAAGAACCCACACGCCATCGCCGCCGGCTTCGTCGGCCCGGCCGGGCTCAAGCGCATCGACCGCAGTGGCGCCCAGCAAGGCACCGGCGGCAAGCGCAGCAGTGCCAGCACCGAGGTGCAATTGCCGCTGCACGTGGTCGAGCAACCAGCCTTCCACGTCTGCGTGGTGCCGGACATGGTTGGCGGACGCCTGTCCAGCCATGACAAGGATCTGCTCGGCCTGGCCCGCAACCTGGCCGGCGCCAGCGGTGCCGTGGTGGCCGTGGTGTTCGGCGAGGACAAGGAAAGCGCCTTCGACACGGCAGGCGTCGACCGCCTGCTACGTATCAGCGGCGAAGCCTTCGACGGCTACGCCCCGGAAACCCGCGTGCTGGCCTTGAGCGCCGTGGAAAGCCAACTGGCACCGCGCCACTGGCTGCTGCCCGACAGCCGCACCGGTGGCGGCGAACTGGGCCGGCGCCTGGCCGCCAAGCTTGGCGAACGCCCGGCCACGCGCGTCTGGCAGGTGGCCGGCGAGCAGGCCATCGGCCGTGCCGGCAGTGGCCAGCAGGACATCCAGCGTGCCCTGCCGCGGCTGATTCTCGCCGCAGTCGAGTGCGCCGAGCCGGTCAGCGAGACACGTCACGAAGTACGGCCACTGGAATTGGAGGCGAAAGTCGCCCACAGCCTGCCGCGCATCGAGGATCTCGGCCCGGTGGCCGTGGATCCGGCCCAGATTCCCATGGCCGAGGCCGAGTTCATCCTCTCCGGCGGCAACGGTGTGAAGGACTGGAACCTGTTCCACCAGGCCGCCGTCGCCCTCGGCGCCACCGAAGGCGCCTCGCGCGTGGCGGTGGACGATGGCTTCATGCCGCGTGATCGCCAGGTTGGCGCCACCGGCACCTGGGTCACCGCCCGCGTCTACCTGGCCGTCGGCATTTCCGGCGCCATCCAGCACCTGCAAGGCATCGGTGCCTGCGACAAGGTGGTGGCGGTGAACATGGATCCCGGCTGCGACATGATCAAACGCGCCGACCTCTCGGTGATCGGCGACTCGGCGGCCATCCTTGCGGCCCTGATGGAGCGTGTCGCCGCCTGGCGCCAGGAGGGCAAGCGTGAAGCGGCCTGA
- the dgcB gene encoding dimethylglycine demethylation protein DgcB produces the protein MLNTILPILLFAALALAVIGAAKRFFMWRRGRPAKVDWIGGLLKMPRRYLVDLHHVVERDKYMSKTHVATAGGFVLAAVLAIVVHGFGLHNRILGFALLAATVLMFVGALFVAKRRLDPPSRLSKGPWMRLPKSLLMFAASFFIATLPVAGILPVGFGGWVLAAILAVGVAWGVSELFFGMTWDGPMKHAFAGALHLAWHRRAERFGGGRSTGLKALDLDDPKAPLGVEKPTDFTWNQLLGFDACVQCGKCEAMCPAFAAGQPLNPKKLIQDMVIGLAGGNDAKFAGSPYPGKPLGEHSGGPHQPIVDLNGKALVDAETLWSCTTCRACVEECPMMIEHVDAIVDMRRHLTLEKGATPNKGAEVLDNLIATDNPGGFNPGGRLNWAADLNLPLLADKGETDVLFWVGDGAFDMRNQRTLRAFVKILKAADVDFAVLGLEERDSGDVARRLGDEATFQHLAKRNIATLAKYRFKRIVSCDPHSFHVLKNEYGALGGHYQVLHHSTFIDELVRKGSLNLGQSKAASVTYHDPCYLGRYNGEYEAPRAVLKAIGIEVKEMERSGFRSRCCGGGGGAPITDIPGKQRIPDMRMVDIKETGAEVVAVGCPQCTAMLEGVVAPRPEIKDIAELVAEVLIEATEVPAKRPATKRELAEVQ, from the coding sequence ATGCTAAACACCATTCTGCCAATCCTGCTCTTCGCCGCCCTGGCCCTTGCGGTCATTGGCGCGGCCAAGCGCTTCTTCATGTGGCGTCGCGGTCGTCCTGCCAAGGTCGACTGGATAGGCGGCCTGCTGAAGATGCCGCGCCGCTATCTGGTGGATCTGCACCATGTGGTCGAGCGCGACAAGTACATGTCCAAGACCCACGTGGCCACCGCCGGCGGTTTCGTCCTGGCGGCCGTGCTGGCCATCGTCGTGCACGGTTTCGGCCTGCATAACCGCATCCTCGGTTTCGCCTTGCTGGCGGCCACCGTGCTGATGTTCGTCGGCGCCCTGTTCGTCGCCAAGCGCCGCCTCGACCCGCCATCGCGCCTGTCGAAAGGCCCGTGGATGCGCCTGCCGAAAAGCCTGCTGATGTTCGCCGCCAGCTTCTTCATCGCCACCTTGCCGGTGGCCGGGATTCTGCCGGTTGGTTTCGGTGGCTGGGTGCTCGCGGCGATTCTCGCCGTTGGTGTGGCCTGGGGTGTGTCCGAGCTGTTCTTCGGCATGACCTGGGACGGGCCGATGAAGCACGCCTTCGCCGGCGCCCTGCACCTGGCCTGGCACCGCCGCGCCGAACGCTTCGGCGGTGGCCGCTCGACTGGCCTGAAAGCGCTGGATCTGGATGACCCGAAAGCCCCGCTGGGCGTGGAAAAACCCACCGACTTCACCTGGAACCAGTTGCTCGGCTTCGACGCCTGCGTGCAGTGCGGCAAGTGCGAGGCCATGTGCCCCGCCTTCGCCGCCGGCCAGCCGCTGAACCCGAAGAAGCTGATCCAGGACATGGTCATCGGCCTGGCCGGTGGCAATGACGCCAAGTTCGCCGGCAGCCCCTACCCGGGCAAACCGCTGGGCGAACACAGCGGCGGCCCGCATCAGCCGATCGTCGACCTGAACGGCAAGGCCCTGGTGGATGCCGAGACCCTGTGGTCGTGCACCACCTGCCGCGCCTGCGTCGAGGAGTGCCCGATGATGATCGAGCACGTCGATGCCATCGTCGATATGCGCCGTCACCTCACCCTGGAAAAGGGCGCCACCCCGAACAAGGGTGCCGAGGTGCTGGACAACCTGATCGCCACCGACAACCCGGGCGGCTTCAACCCCGGCGGTCGCCTGAACTGGGCCGCCGACCTGAACCTGCCGTTGCTGGCCGACAAGGGCGAAACCGATGTGCTGTTCTGGGTCGGCGACGGCGCCTTCGACATGCGCAACCAGCGCACTCTGCGTGCCTTCGTGAAGATCCTCAAGGCTGCTGACGTCGACTTCGCCGTACTCGGCCTAGAAGAGCGCGACAGCGGCGACGTGGCTCGCCGTCTGGGTGACGAAGCGACCTTCCAGCACCTGGCCAAGCGCAATATCGCCACCCTGGCCAAGTACCGCTTCAAGCGCATCGTCAGCTGCGACCCGCACAGCTTCCATGTGCTGAAGAACGAGTACGGCGCCCTCGGCGGCCACTATCAGGTGCTGCACCACAGCACCTTCATCGACGAGCTGGTGCGCAAGGGTTCGCTGAATCTCGGCCAGAGCAAGGCCGCCAGCGTGACCTATCACGACCCCTGCTACCTCGGCCGTTACAACGGCGAGTACGAGGCGCCCCGCGCCGTGCTCAAGGCCATCGGCATCGAGGTCAAGGAGATGGAACGTTCGGGCTTCCGTTCGCGCTGCTGTGGCGGCGGTGGCGGCGCACCGATCACCGACATCCCCGGCAAGCAGCGGATTCCCGACATGCGCATGGTGGACATCAAGGAAACCGGCGCCGAGGTGGTGGCCGTAGGCTGCCCGCAGTGCACCGCGATGCTCGAAGGCGTGGTCGCACCGCGCCCGGAAATCAAGGACATCGCCGAGCTGGTGGCCGAGGTGCTGATCGAAGCCACCGAGGTGCCAGCCAAGCGCCCGGCCACCAAGCGCGAACTGGCGGAGGTGCAGTGA
- the dgcA gene encoding dimethylglycine demethylation protein DgcA, translating to MAFEAMFQPIQIGKLTIRNRVLSTAHAEVYATDGGMTTERYVKYYEEKAKGGIGLAICGGSSVVAIDSPQEWWSSVNLSTDRIIPHFQNLADAMHKHGAKIMIQITHMGRRSRWDGFNWPTLMSPSGIREPVHRATCKTIEVEEIWRIIGNYAQAARRAKEGGLDGVELSAVHQHLIDQFWSPRVNKRTDEWGGTFEGRMKFGLEVLKAVRKEVGDDFCVGMRITGDEFHPDGLSHEDMKQIAAYYDATGMLDFIGVVGSGCDTHNTLANVIPNMSFPPEPFLHLAAGIKEVVKVPVLHAQNIKDPNQATRILEGGYVDMVGMTRAHMADPHLIAKIKMGQIDQIKQCVGANYCIDRQYQGLDVLCIQNAATSREYMGVPHIIEKTTGVKRKVVIVGGGPAGMEAARVAAERGHDVTLFEKQEQLGGQITLASKAPQRDQIAGITRWYQLELARLGVDLRLGTAADEATILDLKPGIVVLANGGHSFIEQNEHWGAAEGLVVSSWDVLAGKVAPGKNVLVYDTICEFTGMSVADFLADKGSQVEIVTDDIKPGVAMGGTTFPTYYRSLYPKEVIMTGDLMLEKVYREGDKLVAVLENEYTGAKEERVVDQVVVENGVRPDESLYYALKDGSRNKGQIDVEALFAIKPQPCLSESGDGYLLFRIGDCVAQRNTHAAIYDALRLCKDF from the coding sequence ATGGCTTTCGAAGCAATGTTCCAGCCGATCCAGATCGGCAAACTGACCATCCGCAACCGCGTGCTCTCCACTGCGCACGCCGAGGTCTACGCCACCGACGGCGGCATGACCACCGAGCGCTACGTCAAGTATTACGAAGAGAAGGCCAAGGGCGGCATCGGCCTGGCCATCTGCGGCGGTTCGTCCGTGGTCGCCATCGACAGCCCGCAGGAATGGTGGAGTTCGGTCAACCTGTCCACCGACCGCATCATCCCGCACTTCCAGAATCTCGCTGACGCCATGCACAAGCACGGCGCCAAGATCATGATCCAGATTACCCACATGGGCCGCCGCTCGCGCTGGGACGGCTTCAACTGGCCGACCCTGATGTCGCCGTCGGGCATCCGCGAACCCGTGCACCGCGCCACCTGCAAGACCATCGAGGTGGAGGAAATCTGGCGCATCATCGGCAACTATGCCCAGGCTGCGCGCCGGGCCAAGGAAGGCGGTCTGGACGGCGTCGAGCTGTCCGCCGTGCACCAGCACCTGATCGACCAGTTCTGGTCACCGCGCGTGAACAAGCGTACCGACGAATGGGGCGGCACCTTCGAGGGCCGCATGAAGTTCGGCCTGGAAGTGCTCAAGGCCGTGCGCAAGGAAGTCGGCGACGACTTCTGCGTGGGCATGCGCATCACCGGTGACGAGTTCCACCCGGACGGCCTGTCCCACGAGGACATGAAGCAGATCGCCGCCTACTACGACGCCACCGGCATGCTCGACTTCATCGGTGTGGTGGGTTCGGGCTGCGACACCCACAACACCCTGGCCAACGTCATCCCCAACATGAGCTTCCCGCCGGAGCCCTTCCTGCACCTGGCGGCCGGCATCAAGGAAGTGGTCAAGGTACCGGTGCTGCACGCGCAGAACATCAAGGACCCGAACCAGGCCACCCGTATCCTCGAAGGCGGCTACGTGGACATGGTCGGCATGACCCGTGCCCACATGGCCGACCCGCACCTGATCGCCAAGATCAAGATGGGCCAGATCGACCAGATCAAGCAGTGCGTCGGCGCCAATTACTGCATCGACCGCCAGTACCAGGGCCTGGACGTGCTGTGCATCCAGAACGCCGCCACCAGCCGTGAATACATGGGCGTGCCGCACATCATCGAGAAAACCACCGGCGTCAAGCGCAAGGTGGTGATCGTCGGCGGTGGCCCTGCAGGTATGGAAGCGGCTCGCGTCGCCGCCGAACGTGGCCACGACGTGACCCTGTTCGAGAAGCAGGAGCAACTGGGCGGGCAGATCACCCTGGCCTCCAAGGCGCCGCAACGCGACCAGATCGCCGGTATCACCCGCTGGTACCAGCTAGAACTGGCGCGCCTGGGCGTCGACCTGCGCCTGGGCACCGCGGCCGATGAAGCCACCATCCTCGACCTCAAGCCCGGCATCGTGGTGCTGGCCAACGGGGGTCACTCCTTCATCGAGCAGAACGAGCACTGGGGCGCCGCCGAAGGTCTGGTGGTGAGCAGTTGGGACGTGCTGGCCGGCAAGGTGGCACCGGGCAAGAACGTGCTGGTGTACGACACCATCTGCGAATTCACCGGCATGTCGGTCGCCGACTTCCTCGCCGACAAGGGTTCTCAGGTGGAGATCGTCACCGACGACATCAAGCCGGGCGTGGCCATGGGCGGTACCACCTTCCCCACCTACTACCGCAGCCTGTACCCGAAAGAAGTGATCATGACCGGCGACCTGATGCTGGAGAAGGTCTACCGCGAAGGCGACAAGCTGGTCGCCGTGCTGGAGAACGAATACACCGGGGCCAAGGAAGAACGGGTGGTCGACCAGGTGGTGGTGGAGAACGGCGTGCGTCCTGACGAATCGCTGTACTACGCACTCAAGGACGGTTCGCGCAACAAGGGTCAGATCGACGTCGAGGCGCTGTTCGCGATCAAGCCGCAGCCCTGCCTCTCCGAGTCGGGCGACGGCTACCTGCTGTTCCGCATCGGTGACTGCGTGGCCCAGCGCAACACCCACGCGGCGATCTACGACGCCTTGCGCCTGTGCAAGGACTTTTAA
- a CDS encoding 4-vinyl reductase produces MATHAPEMPILVDDETGVWTTDALPMLYVPRHFFVNNHIGIEEVLGAEKYAEILYKAGYKSAWHWCEKEAECHGLSGVAVFEHYMKRLSQRGWGLFKIQSIDLDAGTCEVRLDHSAFVYVYGKCGRPVDYMFTGWFAGAMDQILQAQGSSIRTVAEQVYGASQEGHDHGLFRVKPL; encoded by the coding sequence ATGGCCACCCACGCCCCCGAAATGCCCATCCTGGTCGACGACGAAACCGGCGTATGGACCACCGACGCCCTGCCGATGCTCTACGTGCCACGGCATTTCTTCGTCAACAACCATATCGGCATCGAGGAAGTGCTCGGCGCCGAGAAATACGCCGAGATTCTCTACAAGGCTGGCTACAAGTCCGCCTGGCACTGGTGCGAGAAGGAAGCCGAGTGCCATGGCCTGTCCGGCGTGGCGGTGTTCGAGCACTACATGAAGCGTCTGTCGCAGCGCGGCTGGGGTCTGTTCAAGATCCAGTCCATCGACCTCGACGCCGGCACCTGCGAAGTGCGCCTGGATCACTCGGCCTTCGTCTACGTCTACGGCAAGTGCGGGCGTCCGGTCGACTACATGTTCACCGGCTGGTTCGCCGGCGCCATGGATCAGATTCTGCAGGCCCAGGGCAGCAGCATCCGCACCGTGGCCGAGCAGGTCTACGGTGCCTCGCAGGAAGGCCACGACCATGGCCTGTTCCGCGTCAAACCGCTGTAA
- a CDS encoding dipeptidase, translated as MSPAELHADSIVIDGLIIAKWNRELFEDMRKGGLTAANCTVSVWEGFQATVNSIAASSKLIRENSDLVMPVRTTADIRKAKELGKTGIIYGFQNAHAFEDQIGYVEVFKQLGVGIVQMCYNTQNLIGTGCYERDGGLSGFGREIVAEMNRVGIMCDLSHVGSKTSEEVILESKKPVTYSHCLPSGLKEHPRNKSDEELKFIADHGGFVGVTMFAPFLAKGIDSTIDDYAEAIEYVMNIVGEDAIGIGTDFTQGHGKEFFEYLTHDKGYARRLTNFGKIINPLGIRTVGEFPNLTETLLKRGHSERVVRKIMGENWVRVLADVWGE; from the coding sequence ATGAGCCCAGCCGAATTGCACGCCGACAGCATCGTCATCGACGGTCTGATCATTGCCAAGTGGAACCGCGAACTCTTCGAGGACATGCGCAAAGGCGGCCTGACCGCCGCCAACTGCACCGTGTCCGTGTGGGAGGGTTTCCAGGCCACCGTCAACAGCATTGCTGCCAGCAGCAAGCTGATCCGCGAGAACAGCGACCTGGTGATGCCGGTACGTACCACCGCCGACATCCGCAAGGCCAAGGAGCTGGGCAAGACCGGCATCATCTATGGCTTCCAGAACGCCCACGCGTTCGAGGACCAGATCGGCTACGTCGAGGTGTTCAAGCAGCTCGGCGTGGGCATCGTGCAGATGTGCTACAACACCCAGAACCTGATCGGCACCGGCTGCTACGAGCGTGACGGCGGCCTGTCCGGCTTCGGCCGCGAGATCGTCGCCGAGATGAACCGCGTCGGCATCATGTGCGACCTGTCGCATGTCGGCTCGAAGACTTCCGAGGAAGTGATTCTCGAATCGAAGAAGCCGGTGACCTACTCCCACTGCCTGCCTTCCGGCCTGAAAGAGCACCCGCGCAACAAGTCCGACGAGGAGCTGAAGTTCATCGCCGACCACGGCGGCTTCGTCGGCGTGACCATGTTCGCCCCCTTCCTGGCCAAGGGCATCGACTCGACCATCGACGACTACGCCGAAGCCATCGAGTACGTGATGAACATCGTCGGTGAAGACGCCATCGGCATCGGTACCGACTTCACCCAGGGTCACGGCAAGGAATTCTTCGAGTACCTGACCCATGACAAGGGCTACGCCCGTCGCCTGACCAACTTCGGCAAGATCATCAACCCGCTGGGTATCCGTACCGTAGGCGAGTTCCCCAACCTCACCGAGACCCTGCTCAAACGCGGCCATTCCGAGCGCGTTGTACGCAAGATCATGGGCGAGAACTGGGTGCGCGTACTGGCCGACGTCTGGGGCGAGTAA
- a CDS encoding formate dehydrogenase subunit gamma, whose protein sequence is MPDETLHLPLIRGVLDEHKDTPGALLPVLHAIQEGIGYVPDVAIAEIAHALNLTQAEVRGVISFYHDFRTSEPAKHILRLCLAESCQSRGAKQLAAQVREHLGLDDHGTSEDGQISLRPVYCLGACACSPALELDGQLHARVTPERLQQLVEGCLEKTPC, encoded by the coding sequence ATGCCTGATGAGACGCTTCACCTGCCTTTGATTCGAGGCGTGCTGGACGAACACAAGGACACCCCCGGTGCCCTGCTGCCCGTCCTGCATGCCATCCAGGAAGGCATCGGCTACGTACCCGATGTCGCCATCGCCGAAATCGCCCATGCCCTCAACCTGACCCAGGCCGAAGTGCGTGGGGTGATCAGCTTCTACCATGACTTCCGCACCAGTGAGCCGGCCAAGCACATCCTGCGCCTGTGTCTGGCCGAGTCGTGCCAGAGTCGCGGTGCCAAGCAACTGGCCGCACAGGTGCGCGAGCACCTCGGGCTGGATGACCACGGCACCAGCGAGGACGGCCAGATCAGCCTGCGCCCGGTCTATTGCCTGGGCGCCTGCGCCTGCTCGCCGGCGCTGGAACTGGACGGCCAACTGCATGCCCGGGTAACCCCCGAGCGCCTGCAGCAACTGGTCGAGGGCTGCCTGGAGAAAACGCCATGCTGA
- a CDS encoding formate dehydrogenase beta subunit, whose product MLKLYVPCDSIARAVGADQLADALRDEAERRQLAVEIQRTSSRGMYWLEPLLEVDSGEGRLGFGPLSADQAGSLLDALQSGGNQHPSAVGLVEELPFIKSQQRLIFARAGITRPTALDDYRATGGFEGLTRAIGMEGDAIVAEVLESGLRGRGGAAFPAGIKWRTVRGAQAAQKYVVCNADEGDSGTFADRMLMEGDPFVLIEGMAIAGLAVEATMGYVYVRSEYPQAVQALREAIEVARAAGWLGTNVAGSGRAFDMEVRVGAGAYICGEETSLLESLEGKRGTVRAKPPLPALQGLFGQPTLVHNVLTLASMPVILARGAAFYRDFGMGRSLGTMPFQLAGNIRQGGLVERAFGLTLRELVEEYGGGTASGRPIKAAQVGGPLGAWVPPTQFDTPLDYEAFAAMGAMLGHGGVVLADDSLDMAQMARFALEFCAEESCGKCTPCRIGSTRGVEVVDRLLAATDDAARDEQVIILKDLCDTLTHGSLCALGGMTAFPVSSALKHFPGDFGLKTSEAEQ is encoded by the coding sequence ATGCTGAAGCTCTATGTACCTTGCGACTCCATCGCCCGCGCCGTGGGTGCCGATCAACTGGCCGACGCCCTGCGTGACGAGGCCGAACGTCGGCAACTGGCAGTCGAGATCCAACGCACCAGCTCGCGCGGCATGTACTGGCTGGAGCCCCTGCTGGAAGTCGACAGCGGCGAAGGCCGTCTCGGTTTCGGCCCGCTGAGCGCCGACCAGGCCGGTAGCCTGCTCGATGCGCTGCAAAGTGGTGGCAATCAGCATCCGAGCGCCGTCGGCCTGGTGGAGGAACTGCCCTTCATCAAGAGCCAGCAGCGGCTGATCTTCGCCCGCGCTGGCATCACTCGGCCCACCGCGCTGGACGATTACCGCGCCACTGGCGGCTTCGAGGGGCTGACCCGCGCCATCGGCATGGAGGGTGACGCCATCGTCGCCGAAGTGCTGGAGTCCGGCCTGCGTGGCCGTGGCGGCGCTGCCTTCCCGGCTGGCATCAAGTGGCGCACCGTGCGCGGCGCCCAGGCCGCGCAGAAATACGTGGTGTGCAACGCCGACGAAGGCGACTCCGGCACCTTCGCCGACCGCATGCTGATGGAAGGCGACCCCTTCGTGCTGATCGAGGGCATGGCGATCGCCGGCCTAGCGGTCGAAGCCACCATGGGTTACGTCTACGTGCGTTCCGAATACCCGCAGGCCGTGCAGGCGCTGCGCGAAGCCATCGAGGTCGCCCGCGCGGCCGGCTGGCTCGGCACCAACGTGGCCGGCAGTGGCCGCGCCTTCGACATGGAAGTGCGGGTCGGTGCCGGCGCCTACATCTGCGGTGAGGAAACCTCGCTGCTGGAATCGCTCGAAGGCAAGCGCGGCACCGTGCGCGCCAAGCCGCCGCTGCCGGCGTTGCAAGGCCTGTTCGGCCAGCCGACGCTGGTGCACAACGTGCTCACCCTGGCCTCGATGCCGGTGATCCTGGCGCGTGGCGCGGCGTTCTACCGCGACTTCGGCATGGGTCGCTCGCTGGGCACCATGCCCTTCCAACTGGCCGGCAACATCCGCCAGGGCGGCCTGGTGGAGCGCGCCTTCGGCCTGACCCTGCGCGAGCTGGTGGAAGAGTACGGCGGCGGTACCGCCAGCGGCCGGCCGATCAAGGCGGCGCAGGTCGGTGGCCCGCTGGGCGCCTGGGTGCCGCCGACGCAGTTCGACACCCCGCTGGACTACGAAGCCTTCGCCGCCATGGGCGCGATGCTCGGCCACGGCGGCGTGGTGCTGGCCGACGACAGCCTGGACATGGCGCAGATGGCGCGCTTCGCCCTGGAGTTCTGCGCCGAGGAATCCTGTGGCAAGTGCACGCCCTGCCGCATCGGCTCGACCCGTGGCGTCGAGGTGGTCGACCGCCTGCTGGCGGCGACCGACGACGCCGCGCGCGACGAGCAGGTGATCATCCTCAAGGATCTCTGCGACACCCTGACCCATGGCTCGCTGTGCGCACTCGGCGGCATGACCGCCTTCCCCGTCAGCAGTGCACTCAAGCACTTCCCTGGCGACTTCGGGCTCAAGACCTCGGAGGCAGAACAATGA